In a single window of the Streptomyces sp. CGMCC 4.7035 genome:
- a CDS encoding FAD-dependent monooxygenase gives MTNTHDLSHLNVLVSGASVAGPAAALNLARYGARVTVVEKAPALREGGFAVDFRGHVHRTVLTAMGIWDEIHTHQTHMGRQTVVSADGTPRVDLPAEMMSGDVEIFRGDLARIMYERTKDRVEYVFGDSIATLTETTDGVDVTFERGAPRRFDLVVAADGLHSHTRSLAFGDESRYLRFFDHYVAGFDIPNHLGLDRTGRVYSEPGRAVVIGNYDGDPDRAGALLVFRSERLTYDRRDVTAQKRILAERFAGMGWEAPAVLKALEAADDLYFDAIAQIHVDRLTKGRVVLLGDAGYGATMGGMGTGVAVVGSYVLAGELALAGGDHRTAFAAYEARIRDFAKGCQKISGNAGPFFAPATEWRIRSRDRMYRLLSSRPLAGFFKRLTEKAATDIELPEYPA, from the coding sequence ATGACGAACACACACGACCTCAGCCACCTGAACGTCCTCGTCTCCGGCGCCAGCGTCGCCGGACCCGCCGCCGCCCTGAACCTCGCCCGGTACGGCGCCCGCGTCACCGTCGTCGAGAAGGCGCCCGCCCTGCGTGAGGGCGGCTTCGCCGTCGACTTCCGCGGGCACGTCCACCGCACCGTCCTGACCGCGATGGGCATCTGGGACGAGATCCACACCCACCAGACCCACATGGGTCGGCAGACCGTCGTGAGCGCCGACGGCACCCCGCGCGTCGACCTGCCCGCCGAGATGATGAGCGGGGACGTGGAGATCTTCCGCGGCGACCTGGCGCGGATCATGTATGAGCGCACCAAGGACCGCGTGGAGTATGTGTTCGGCGACTCCATCGCCACGCTCACCGAGACCACCGACGGCGTGGACGTCACCTTCGAGCGCGGCGCGCCCCGCCGCTTCGACCTCGTCGTCGCCGCGGACGGCCTGCACTCGCACACCCGAAGCCTGGCCTTCGGCGACGAGTCCCGCTACCTGAGGTTCTTCGACCACTACGTGGCCGGCTTCGACATCCCCAACCACCTGGGCCTGGACCGCACCGGACGCGTCTACAGCGAGCCGGGCCGCGCGGTCGTCATCGGCAACTACGACGGCGACCCGGACCGTGCGGGCGCGCTGCTGGTCTTCCGCTCCGAGCGGCTGACGTACGACCGCCGGGACGTCACCGCGCAGAAGAGGATCCTCGCCGAGCGGTTCGCGGGGATGGGCTGGGAGGCGCCGGCGGTGCTCAAGGCCCTGGAGGCCGCCGACGATCTGTACTTCGACGCGATCGCCCAGATCCATGTCGACCGCCTCACCAAGGGGCGCGTGGTGCTGCTCGGGGACGCCGGGTACGGCGCCACCATGGGCGGTATGGGCACGGGTGTGGCGGTCGTCGGCTCGTACGTGCTGGCCGGCGAACTCGCCCTCGCCGGCGGCGACCACCGCACGGCCTTCGCCGCGTACGAGGCACGCATCCGGGACTTCGCCAAGGGCTGCCAGAAGATCTCCGGCAACGCGGGCCCGTTCTTCGCCCCGGCGACCGAGTGGCGGATCCGCAGCCGGGACCGGATGTACCGGCTGCTCAGCTCGCGCCCCCTCGCCGGTTTCTTCAAGCGGCTGACGGAGAAGGCGGCGACGGACATCGAACTGCCGGAGTACCCGGCGTGA
- a CDS encoding thiamine-phosphate kinase, protein MKGTVGELGEFGLIRELTSRLTTTPAVRVGPGDDAAVVAAPDRRVVASTDILLEGRHFRRDWSTAYDVGRKAAAQNLADIAAMGAVPTALLLGLVVPAELPAAWPTEMMDGLRDECQVAGAAVVGGDVVGGDTIMISITALGDLRNHEPVTRAGAQPGDVVAVTGWLGWSAAGYAVLSRGFRSPRAFVEAHRRPEPPYHAGPAAAGLGATAMCDVSDGLIADLGHIAEASKVRIDIRSGAIDIPSQMNDIGQAVGVDPIQWVLTGGEDHAIVATFPPDVKLPARWKVIGEVLNPSALPQVTVDGAPWTSKGGWDHFGDIEG, encoded by the coding sequence ATGAAGGGCACCGTGGGCGAGCTGGGCGAGTTCGGGCTCATCAGGGAGCTCACCTCCCGGCTCACCACCACCCCGGCGGTCCGGGTCGGCCCCGGCGACGACGCGGCGGTGGTGGCCGCGCCCGACCGCAGGGTGGTGGCGAGCACCGACATCCTTCTGGAGGGCCGGCACTTCCGCCGCGACTGGTCCACGGCGTACGACGTGGGACGCAAGGCGGCCGCGCAGAACCTCGCGGACATCGCCGCCATGGGCGCCGTGCCGACCGCGCTGCTGCTCGGTCTGGTCGTCCCCGCCGAACTGCCCGCCGCCTGGCCCACCGAGATGATGGACGGCCTGCGCGACGAGTGCCAGGTCGCGGGCGCGGCCGTGGTCGGCGGGGACGTCGTGGGCGGCGACACGATCATGATCTCGATCACCGCGCTCGGCGATCTGCGCAACCACGAGCCCGTCACCCGGGCCGGTGCCCAGCCCGGCGACGTGGTCGCCGTCACCGGCTGGCTGGGCTGGTCCGCGGCCGGGTACGCGGTGCTCTCCCGCGGCTTCCGCTCGCCGCGCGCGTTCGTCGAGGCGCACCGGCGCCCCGAACCGCCGTACCACGCGGGTCCGGCCGCCGCCGGACTCGGCGCCACCGCGATGTGCGACGTCAGCGACGGGCTCATCGCCGACCTCGGCCACATCGCGGAGGCGAGCAAGGTCCGGATCGACATCCGCTCGGGCGCCATCGACATCCCGTCCCAGATGAACGACATCGGGCAGGCCGTGGGCGTCGACCCCATCCAGTGGGTGCTCACCGGCGGCGAGGACCACGCGATCGTGGCGACCTTCCCGCCGGACGTGAAGCTGCCGGCCCGCTGGAAGGTGATCGGCGAGGTGCTCAACCCGTCGGCGCTGCCCCAGGTGACGGTCGACGGGGCCCCGTGGACCAGCAAGGGCGGCTGGGACCACTTCGGGGACATCGAGGGGTAG
- a CDS encoding D-alanine--D-alanine ligase family protein: protein MSTENLPQSPEQQPPRKPRVAVVFGGRSSEHGISVVTAGAVLRAIDRTKYDVLPIGITRDGRWALTADEPERMAIIDRRTPEVEELAESQEGGVVLPVDPASREVVYTEPGSVPKALGEVDVVFPVLHGPYGEDGTLQGLLELSGVPYVGAGVLASAVGQDKEYMKRVFTSFGLKVGPYVVIRPREWERDESAARKKIIDFAGEHGWPLFVKPARAGSSIGITKVDDLAGLDEAIAEAQRHDPKIIVEAAVRGREIECGVLEFEDGPRASVPAEIPPPDAHAYYDFEAKYIDSTPGIVPAPLTDEQTAEVQRLAVEAFEATSCEGLVRADFFLTEDGEFVINEINTMPGFTPISMYPQMWQASGISYGELVERLIGAALRRSTGLR from the coding sequence ATGAGCACCGAGAACCTCCCCCAGAGCCCTGAGCAGCAGCCGCCTCGCAAGCCGCGTGTAGCCGTTGTCTTCGGCGGCCGCAGCTCCGAACACGGGATCTCCGTCGTCACCGCCGGTGCGGTGCTGCGCGCCATCGACCGGACGAAGTACGACGTGCTGCCGATCGGCATCACCCGGGACGGCCGTTGGGCGCTCACCGCCGACGAACCGGAGCGCATGGCGATCATCGACCGCCGGACGCCCGAGGTCGAGGAGCTCGCCGAGTCCCAGGAGGGCGGCGTCGTCCTGCCCGTCGACCCCGCGAGCCGTGAAGTCGTCTACACCGAGCCCGGTTCGGTGCCCAAGGCGCTGGGCGAGGTCGACGTCGTCTTCCCCGTGCTGCACGGCCCGTACGGCGAGGACGGCACCCTTCAAGGCCTCCTGGAGCTGTCCGGCGTGCCCTACGTGGGCGCGGGCGTGCTCGCCTCGGCCGTCGGCCAGGACAAGGAGTACATGAAGCGGGTGTTCACCTCGTTCGGGCTCAAGGTCGGCCCGTACGTGGTGATCCGACCGCGTGAGTGGGAGCGCGACGAGTCCGCCGCCCGCAAGAAGATCATCGACTTCGCGGGCGAGCACGGCTGGCCGCTGTTCGTGAAGCCCGCGCGCGCGGGTTCGTCGATCGGCATCACCAAGGTCGACGACCTCGCGGGCCTCGACGAGGCGATCGCGGAGGCCCAGCGGCACGACCCGAAGATCATCGTGGAGGCCGCGGTGCGCGGCCGCGAGATCGAGTGCGGCGTCCTGGAGTTCGAGGACGGTCCGCGCGCCTCGGTGCCCGCCGAGATCCCGCCGCCGGACGCGCACGCGTACTACGACTTCGAGGCGAAGTACATCGACTCGACGCCCGGCATCGTGCCCGCGCCCCTGACCGACGAGCAGACCGCCGAGGTCCAGCGGCTCGCGGTGGAGGCGTTCGAGGCGACCTCCTGCGAAGGCCTCGTCCGCGCGGACTTCTTCCTCACCGAGGACGGGGAGTTCGTGATCAACGAGATCAACACCATGCCCGGCTTCACGCCGATCTCGATGTACCCGCAGATGTGGCAGGCGAGCGGGATCAGCTACGGCGAGCTCGTGGAGCGCCTGATCGGGGCGGCGCTGCGGCGGTCGACCGGACTGCGCTGA
- a CDS encoding lysophospholipid acyltransferase family protein produces MPRRRIGFWYRFAAVLCKPPLVVLLKRDWRGMENIPAEGGFITVVNHNSHADPFAYAHYQYNTGRVPRFLAKSGLFKKGFVGATMRGTGQIPVYRESTDALSAFRAAIDAVERGECVAFYPEGTLTRDPNGWPMTGKTGAARVALQTKCPVIPVAQWGANELLPPYAKKPNLLPRKTHHVLAGPPVDLTRFYDREMSPDLLKEATEVIMAAITRQLEQIRGEKAPEKPYDPREVRIEQRRRSAAQETARQKEGQGK; encoded by the coding sequence GTGCCCCGCCGCAGAATCGGCTTCTGGTACCGCTTCGCAGCGGTCCTCTGCAAACCGCCGCTGGTGGTTCTGCTCAAGCGGGACTGGCGCGGAATGGAGAACATTCCGGCCGAAGGCGGATTTATCACCGTGGTGAACCACAATTCCCATGCGGACCCCTTCGCCTACGCGCACTATCAGTACAACACCGGACGGGTTCCGCGATTCCTCGCGAAGAGCGGCCTTTTCAAGAAGGGATTCGTCGGCGCCACCATGCGCGGCACCGGGCAGATCCCCGTCTACCGCGAGAGCACGGACGCGCTCAGCGCCTTCCGGGCCGCGATCGACGCCGTGGAACGGGGCGAGTGCGTCGCCTTCTACCCCGAGGGCACCCTCACCCGGGACCCGAACGGCTGGCCGATGACCGGCAAGACCGGTGCCGCTCGCGTCGCCCTCCAGACCAAGTGCCCGGTGATCCCTGTCGCCCAGTGGGGTGCCAACGAACTGCTGCCGCCGTACGCCAAGAAGCCCAACCTCCTTCCGCGCAAGACCCACCACGTGCTCGCGGGCCCGCCCGTGGACCTCACGCGCTTCTACGACAGGGAGATGTCCCCCGACCTCCTGAAGGAGGCGACGGAGGTCATCATGGCTGCCATCACCCGCCAGCTGGAGCAGATCCGCGGCGAGAAGGCGCCCGAGAAGCCGTACGACCCGCGCGAGGTGCGCATCGAGCAGCGCCGCCGCTCCGCCGCACAGGAGACGGCACGGCAGAAGGAGGGCCAGGGCAAGTGA
- a CDS encoding NAD(P)H-dependent glycerol-3-phosphate dehydrogenase: MSKPVKAAVFGTGSWGTAFGMVLADAGCEVTLWARRAELAEAVNSTRTNPDYLPGVELPENLRATTDPAEAARDADFTILAVPSQTLRGNLAEWSPLLAPHTVLVSLMKGVELGSAMRMSEVVEDVAKVAPERVAVVTGPNLAREIAARMPAAAVVACTDEAVAQGLQAVCHTPYFRPYTNTDVVGCELGGAVKNVIGLAVGIADGMGLGDNAKGSLITRGLAETTRLGLAMGADPLTFSGLAGLGDLVATCSSPLSRNHTFGTNLGKGMTLQETIAVTKQTAEGVKSCESVLDLARRHGVDMPITETVVGIVHEGKPPVVALKELMSRSAKAERR; this comes from the coding sequence GTGAGCAAGCCGGTCAAGGCGGCCGTCTTTGGTACGGGATCGTGGGGGACGGCCTTCGGCATGGTGCTCGCCGACGCCGGGTGCGAGGTCACGCTGTGGGCTCGCCGCGCCGAACTCGCCGAGGCGGTCAACTCCACCCGTACGAACCCGGACTACCTGCCGGGCGTCGAACTCCCCGAGAACCTGCGGGCCACCACGGACCCCGCCGAGGCCGCGCGCGACGCCGACTTCACGATACTCGCGGTCCCCTCGCAGACCCTGCGCGGGAATCTCGCCGAATGGTCGCCCCTGCTCGCGCCCCACACGGTCCTGGTCTCCCTGATGAAGGGCGTCGAACTCGGCTCCGCCATGCGGATGAGCGAGGTCGTCGAGGACGTCGCCAAGGTCGCCCCGGAGCGCGTCGCCGTCGTCACCGGACCCAACCTGGCCCGTGAGATCGCCGCCCGCATGCCGGCCGCAGCCGTGGTCGCCTGCACCGACGAGGCCGTCGCACAGGGGCTTCAGGCGGTGTGCCACACGCCGTACTTCCGGCCGTACACCAACACCGACGTCGTCGGCTGCGAACTCGGCGGCGCGGTCAAGAACGTCATCGGCCTGGCGGTCGGCATCGCCGACGGCATGGGCCTCGGCGACAACGCCAAGGGCTCGCTCATCACCCGCGGCCTCGCCGAGACCACCCGCCTCGGACTCGCCATGGGCGCCGACCCGCTGACCTTCTCCGGACTCGCGGGCCTCGGCGACCTGGTGGCCACCTGCTCCTCGCCGCTGTCGCGCAACCACACCTTCGGAACCAACCTCGGCAAGGGCATGACCCTCCAGGAGACCATCGCGGTCACCAAGCAGACCGCCGAGGGCGTCAAGTCCTGTGAGTCCGTGCTGGATCTGGCCCGCCGGCACGGCGTCGACATGCCCATCACGGAGACGGTCGTCGGCATCGTCCACGAGGGCAAGCCGCCGGTGGTCGCGCTCAAGGAGCTGATGTCGCGCAGCGCGAAGGCCGAACGACGCTGA
- the rpmB gene encoding 50S ribosomal protein L28 translates to MAANCDVCGKGPGFGNNISHSHRRTSRRWNPNIQRVRTVVGGTPKRVNACTSCIKAGKVSR, encoded by the coding sequence GTGGCTGCCAACTGCGACGTCTGCGGCAAGGGGCCGGGCTTCGGCAACAACATCTCGCACTCGCACCGCCGTACGTCCCGCCGCTGGAACCCGAACATCCAGCGTGTGCGTACCGTGGTGGGCGGGACGCCGAAGCGCGTGAACGCTTGCACCTCGTGCATCAAGGCCGGCAAGGTCTCGCGCTGA
- a CDS encoding BTAD domain-containing putative transcriptional regulator: MRFGILGPLDVRTEDDTPLDPGGPRPRALLTLLLLDAGRTVSLERLTDGLYGEEPPAGAANALQSQISRLRKRLSPHTDIEATPTGYRLPVAPDTVDAHRFERLAREGSSALAHGDHRGAAAALREALALWRGPALADLPAAQAQRTRLEELRLAAVQDRVEADLALGSGAGLIPELRELLAAHPLSERLYELLMRALHAGGRPAEALTVYEEARRTLADELGTDPSPELSALHQELLRGTGPAQGARLPAQLTRFIGRAPELARIDAFLAAPDTRLVTLTGPGGAGKTRLATEAARRYAEGRAGAHAGADVNATADAEPRTRTASAAHAHIGTASAAHAHARAASAAHDRARAASHAAPRGGTASTADIRTNPSDARANAPTHAHAAAPDVRLVELAPVTDGSRIPYAVLAALGVRDGFRGPATDATERLLAALEDRELLLVLDNCEHVVEDAARIAALVLGSCPGVRILATGREALGITGEVLCPVPPLPPEHAVRLFLDRARAVRPGFEGHARVEDVCAALDGLPLAIELAAARLRTLTPDELADRLGDRFRLLSRGDRTKAPRHRTLRAVVEWSWDLLDEEERELARRLSVFSGGATLDAVEAVCGVPYPEDLLASLAEKSFLEVADGRHRMLETIRAFATERLVEAGEQERLRDAHAAYYRGLAERAEPYLRSGEQLPWLARLTAEHGNLDAALRHLVSTAPRDALRLMAHLSWFWRLRGPHGEQEPVARALLAAVGDEPPEGLAEEYALCAMNTITGRGDDPAGPGRIARVAEVIRSLDRPLRLPFVMVLWALTGGPLLSADTELRAVQLGDDPWGSALLDLGSAYQAQFAGSPAASEAGFARALTGFRASGDRWGMANCLDPLGAFADWRGEHERALELLDEGLTHVRELDAPEETADLLRSKAVVLLHRGDVEAAAAYFEQSAALARAAGVPDKVASARRGLGDLARLSGDTAHARVQYEKALQTCAANWFSVGESVRILIGLGRTAAAEGRAEEARDWFGQAARLAAEGPGVLELAETAEALASVAESPERAAVLLGAGTALRGAPLLGDPDVVRTREATRERLSPEAYEEAFDQGRRLRSAAVSER; encoded by the coding sequence ATGCGCTTCGGCATCCTCGGCCCCCTCGACGTCCGCACCGAAGACGACACCCCGCTCGATCCAGGCGGCCCCCGTCCTCGTGCCCTCCTGACGCTGCTGCTCCTCGACGCCGGGCGGACCGTTTCCTTGGAGCGCCTCACCGACGGCCTGTACGGCGAGGAGCCGCCGGCGGGTGCGGCCAACGCCCTCCAGTCGCAGATCTCCCGCCTCCGCAAGCGGCTGAGCCCGCACACGGACATCGAGGCGACCCCCACCGGCTACCGCCTCCCGGTCGCTCCCGACACCGTGGACGCCCACCGCTTCGAGCGGCTCGCCCGCGAGGGCTCCTCGGCCCTCGCCCACGGTGACCACCGGGGGGCCGCGGCCGCACTCCGGGAGGCACTCGCCCTGTGGCGCGGCCCGGCCCTCGCCGACCTTCCCGCCGCCCAGGCCCAGCGCACCCGCCTCGAAGAGCTGCGGCTCGCCGCCGTACAGGACCGTGTCGAGGCGGATCTCGCCCTCGGTTCCGGCGCCGGGCTCATACCCGAACTGCGCGAACTGCTCGCCGCGCACCCGCTGAGCGAGCGGCTGTACGAACTGCTGATGCGGGCCCTGCACGCGGGCGGACGGCCCGCCGAGGCGCTCACGGTGTACGAAGAGGCCCGCCGCACACTCGCCGACGAGCTCGGCACCGATCCCTCACCCGAGCTGTCCGCCCTCCACCAGGAGCTTCTGCGCGGCACGGGTCCCGCCCAGGGCGCCCGTCTGCCGGCGCAGCTCACCCGCTTCATCGGCCGCGCTCCGGAGCTCGCCCGCATCGACGCGTTCCTCGCCGCGCCCGACACCCGGCTGGTCACGCTCACCGGCCCGGGCGGCGCGGGCAAGACCCGCCTGGCGACGGAGGCGGCACGCAGATATGCCGAGGGCCGCGCCGGCGCTCACGCGGGCGCCGACGTGAACGCGACCGCAGACGCAGAACCTCGCACGAGGACCGCCTCGGCGGCACACGCTCACATAGGGACCGCCTCAGCCGCGCATGCTCACGCAAGGGCCGCCTCAGCCGCGCACGATCGCGCGAGAGCCGCCTCACACGCAGCCCCTCGCGGGGGCACCGCCTCAACCGCAGACATTCGCACGAACCCTTCGGACGCCCGCGCAAACGCCCCCACGCACGCTCACGCCGCCGCCCCCGACGTCCGCCTGGTCGAGCTCGCCCCCGTCACCGACGGCTCCCGTATCCCGTACGCCGTTCTCGCCGCGCTCGGCGTGCGCGACGGGTTCCGCGGGCCCGCCACGGACGCCACGGAACGGCTGCTCGCCGCCCTGGAGGACCGCGAGCTGCTGCTGGTGCTCGACAACTGCGAGCACGTCGTCGAGGACGCGGCGCGGATCGCCGCGCTCGTCCTCGGCTCATGTCCCGGCGTACGGATCCTGGCGACCGGACGCGAGGCCCTGGGGATCACGGGCGAGGTGCTGTGCCCGGTGCCGCCGCTGCCGCCCGAGCACGCCGTGCGGCTCTTCCTGGACCGGGCACGCGCGGTGCGGCCCGGTTTCGAGGGGCACGCGCGCGTGGAGGACGTCTGTGCCGCGCTCGACGGGCTGCCGCTCGCCATCGAGCTGGCCGCGGCCCGGCTGCGCACGCTGACCCCGGACGAGCTGGCCGACCGCCTGGGCGACCGGTTCCGGCTGCTGTCCCGGGGCGACCGCACCAAGGCACCGCGGCACCGCACCCTCCGTGCGGTCGTGGAGTGGAGCTGGGACCTGCTGGACGAGGAGGAGCGGGAACTGGCCCGTCGGCTGTCCGTGTTCTCCGGGGGCGCCACGCTCGACGCGGTCGAGGCGGTGTGCGGGGTGCCGTATCCGGAGGACCTGCTGGCCTCGCTGGCCGAGAAGTCGTTCCTGGAGGTGGCCGACGGGCGCCACCGGATGCTGGAGACCATCCGCGCGTTCGCCACCGAGCGCCTGGTGGAGGCGGGCGAGCAGGAGCGGCTGCGGGACGCGCACGCCGCGTACTACCGGGGGCTGGCCGAGCGGGCGGAGCCGTATCTCCGCAGTGGCGAGCAGTTGCCCTGGCTGGCCCGGCTGACCGCGGAGCACGGCAACCTGGACGCGGCCCTGCGCCACCTCGTCTCCACGGCTCCCAGGGACGCTTTGCGCCTCATGGCCCATCTGTCCTGGTTCTGGCGGCTGCGTGGCCCGCACGGCGAGCAGGAGCCCGTCGCCCGCGCGCTGCTCGCGGCCGTCGGCGACGAGCCGCCCGAGGGGCTGGCCGAGGAGTACGCCCTGTGCGCGATGAACACGATCACCGGGCGCGGCGACGACCCGGCCGGACCCGGCCGCATCGCGCGCGTGGCCGAGGTCATACGTTCTCTGGACAGGCCGCTGCGGCTGCCGTTCGTGATGGTCCTCTGGGCGCTCACCGGGGGCCCTTTGCTCTCCGCGGACACGGAACTGCGGGCCGTCCAGCTCGGCGACGACCCGTGGGGCAGCGCGCTGCTGGACCTGGGGTCCGCCTACCAGGCGCAGTTCGCGGGCAGCCCCGCCGCCTCCGAGGCCGGCTTCGCCCGCGCCCTGACCGGCTTCCGGGCGAGCGGCGACCGCTGGGGCATGGCCAACTGTCTCGATCCGCTGGGCGCCTTCGCCGACTGGCGCGGCGAACACGAGCGCGCCCTGGAGCTGCTGGACGAGGGCTTGACCCACGTGCGGGAGCTGGACGCGCCGGAGGAGACCGCGGACCTGCTGCGCTCCAAGGCAGTGGTACTGCTGCACCGCGGCGACGTCGAGGCGGCGGCCGCGTACTTCGAGCAGTCGGCCGCCCTCGCCCGCGCCGCCGGTGTCCCCGACAAGGTGGCGAGCGCGCGGCGCGGCCTCGGTGACCTGGCCCGGCTCTCCGGGGACACGGCCCACGCGCGCGTGCAGTACGAAAAGGCCCTTCAGACGTGCGCCGCGAACTGGTTCAGCGTCGGCGAGAGCGTGCGCATCCTCATCGGGCTCGGCCGCACGGCCGCGGCCGAGGGACGGGCGGAGGAGGCCCGCGACTGGTTCGGGCAGGCCGCCCGCCTCGCCGCGGAGGGACCGGGCGTGCTCGAACTCGCCGAGACCGCCGAGGCGTTGGCGTCCGTCGCCGAGTCCCCCGAGCGCGCGGCCGTCCTCCTGGGCGCCGGCACGGCCCTGCGGGGCGCGCCGCTCCTGGGCGACCCCGATGTCGTACGCACCCGGGAGGCAACGCGCGAAAGGCTGTCCCCCGAAGCGTATGAGGAGGCCTTCGACCAGGGACGACGTCTGCGGTCAGCGGCGGTCAGCGAACGGTAG
- a CDS encoding DUF3515 domain-containing protein — MVFFHHRLLGLPVIALLIATAGCSSSDDSPSAAVPSPDAQVAKLCQNLDKVLPRKVSGLERNDPEPRSALTAGWGGPAIILRCGVTRPSEMDDSEADGVEANGVGWLLEKRNDDSFRFTTTLRKAYVEVSLPKARTGDGLGPLVDLAPAIKKAIPKGIAF, encoded by the coding sequence GTGGTCTTCTTCCATCACCGGCTCCTCGGCTTGCCCGTCATCGCACTGTTGATCGCGACGGCGGGCTGTTCCTCAAGCGACGACAGCCCGTCGGCCGCGGTTCCCAGCCCGGACGCGCAGGTCGCGAAGCTGTGCCAGAACCTGGACAAGGTGCTGCCGCGGAAGGTGAGCGGCCTCGAGCGGAACGATCCAGAGCCCCGGTCCGCGCTGACGGCGGGCTGGGGAGGCCCGGCGATCATACTGCGCTGCGGTGTCACAAGGCCCTCCGAGATGGACGATTCGGAGGCGGACGGCGTGGAGGCGAACGGCGTCGGCTGGCTCCTGGAGAAGCGGAACGACGACTCGTTCCGCTTCACCACGACACTGCGGAAGGCGTATGTCGAGGTGAGCCTTCCCAAGGCGCGCACGGGCGACGGCCTGGGACCGCTCGTCGATCTGGCGCCTGCCATCAAGAAGGCGATCCCCAAGGGGATCGCCTTCTGA
- a CDS encoding Lrp/AsnC family transcriptional regulator: MVQAYILIQTEVGKASTVAETISKIPGVIQAEDVTGPYDVIVRAQADTVDELGRMVVAKVQQVDGITRTLTCPVVHL, encoded by the coding sequence GTGGTACAGGCGTACATCCTGATCCAGACGGAGGTCGGCAAGGCGTCGACCGTCGCCGAGACGATCAGCAAGATCCCTGGGGTCATCCAGGCCGAGGACGTGACGGGTCCCTACGACGTCATCGTGCGCGCCCAGGCCGACACCGTCGACGAACTGGGCCGCATGGTGGTCGCCAAGGTCCAGCAAGTGGACGGCATCACCCGCACCCTGACCTGCCCGGTGGTGCATCTGTAG